From Bacillus sp. 2205SS5-2, one genomic window encodes:
- a CDS encoding chemotaxis protein CheX produces MSSEAVTHILNSTTQAIKTVVPFEISIEKPTLFKEINIHTELGVIVGITGDLKGTLYLTTLKQTSNFIAEKMYGMSLDGDMLVSFQGELANMISGNMSRIVYEKGIEIDITPPTIVEGKVVPAKHKIALEVNAVVGDFGKMKIVLALND; encoded by the coding sequence ATGAGTAGCGAAGCCGTAACACATATCTTAAATTCAACCACACAAGCCATAAAAACAGTCGTTCCTTTTGAAATTAGTATCGAAAAGCCCACACTATTTAAAGAGATAAATATCCATACTGAACTTGGGGTTATTGTCGGAATCACGGGCGATTTAAAAGGGACGCTTTATTTAACAACCTTAAAACAAACAAGTAATTTCATCGCGGAGAAAATGTATGGGATGTCATTGGACGGTGATATGTTGGTTTCTTTTCAAGGGGAGCTAGCAAACATGATTTCCGGAAATATGAGTCGAATCGTTTATGAAAAAGGGATTGAAATTGATATTACCCCTCCAACGATCGTTGAGGGAAAAGTAGTACCAGCAAAACATAAAATCGCGCTGGAGGTTAATGCCGTTGTCGGAGATTTTGGAAAAATGAAAATTGTGCTTGCCTTAAATGACTAA
- a CDS encoding GNAT family N-acetyltransferase gives MNIQYIQLSEPTTPVIAALNQWENDSLLIPLTRPNQNKEELERRGLMNHEDLSKRLAHHQIFLIYLDDKLIGEMNYMIDPAHLFKKEPRTAWIGITIGEKEGRGKGIGFLALQYLEEQIKAQGLQRIELGVFEFNQQAQKLYQKLGYQEIGRINDFTYWQGKMWSDIRMDKYLAHDDS, from the coding sequence GTGAACATTCAATACATTCAGTTAAGCGAACCAACCACTCCAGTTATTGCGGCATTAAACCAGTGGGAAAACGATTCCTTGTTAATCCCGTTAACTCGGCCAAATCAAAATAAAGAAGAATTAGAACGACGTGGGCTTATGAACCATGAGGATTTATCAAAACGGCTCGCACATCATCAAATCTTCCTCATTTATTTAGACGATAAGCTGATTGGGGAGATGAATTATATGATTGATCCAGCTCATCTTTTTAAAAAAGAGCCTCGAACGGCCTGGATTGGTATTACAATCGGAGAGAAAGAAGGGAGAGGCAAAGGAATTGGTTTCTTAGCTTTACAGTATTTAGAGGAACAAATAAAGGCGCAAGGTCTTCAACGGATTGAATTAGGTGTATTCGAATTTAATCAGCAAGCACAGAAGCTCTATCAAAAGTTAGGCTACCAAGAAATTGGCCGTATTAATGACTTCACCTATTGGCAAGGTAAAATGTGGTCTGACATCCGTATGGATAAGTATTTGGCACATGACGACAGTTAG
- a CDS encoding DEAD/DEAH box helicase, whose product MNIKINQKLIIDQCGTVSFKRGESYYKQGKVQIEETDTQHCKATVIGSDDFHVTVNLDSNEDLQTSCSCPKLASFDLDCQHVAAVLIALNSIQRKSNSNDLTEDFLTLFHPSGVRSSAHQRHFETREVLELELICSVHSMGGDRHLFGIDIKMNSTKVENIRDFLFNIKAGRIYKLSHEFLYNPKAHCFQSETEAILRKLMTVIQDEKLYMADHDDQNTLDSLPSTLLIPPSSWEELMNLLTKAPDVTLEMEGKSVQGLRISKEPIPLAFDFSERKNHGYTLKITGLNRMVLLTLYHLVYHDGALHLLKQEEFDRLSELKGMLEDSRMTEIRIPEEKMSFFLEKVAMDLKKIGKVTIAPSITTQFMKTPLVAKLYLDRVKNRLLAGLEFQYEHVLLNPLENRELPNGTMVVRDVEKEEKILSYMEESSFAKTEGGYFLHNEELEYDFLTYTVPKLQKLVGIYATTAVRNRIFRGNARPQIRVKVKRERTNWLEFKFEMDDIPEREIHQLLSALEEKRKYYRLRNGSLLSLETREVEEIQRFLLHPGIEKQSLANGLDLPMNQCLELLDTVDSSEGFALEESFRDFLNSIRDPGSLLFEVPQTIKPILRDYQIQGYQWMKTIAHYGFGGILADDMGLGKTLQSITFLQSILNDIRRDKKPALIVCPSSLTYNWRNEFAKFTPDIQVKVLDGNLTQRKSKQMESAQADVVITSYPIIRRDILWYEKQTFSAVFFDEAQAFKNPVTQTARAVKKIQATHRFALTGTPVENSIEELWSIFHVVFPQLFLGLKEYSQLTRRTIARRVRPFMLRRVKEDVLAELPQKQEYRENVELYPQQKKLYAAYLAKLRQDTLKHLDKDTLSKNRIKILAGITRLRQICCHPGLFVDGYQGGSSKLTQLMNVLEEAKNSGRRVLIFSQFTKMLGIIGRELATKGMPYFYLDGSTPSEERVELCHRYNVGERDVFLISLKAGGTGLNLPSADTVILFDTWWNPAVEEQAADRAHRMGQRNIVQVIKLIASGTIEEKMNELQEKKRHLIEELIDPDEKASSGLTEEDIKEILMIQ is encoded by the coding sequence ATGAACATCAAAATTAATCAAAAACTCATCATCGACCAATGTGGGACCGTTTCCTTCAAACGCGGAGAGAGTTACTACAAGCAGGGAAAAGTGCAAATCGAGGAGACCGATACTCAACACTGTAAGGCAACCGTCATCGGTTCAGACGATTTTCATGTTACTGTCAACTTGGATTCTAATGAAGACCTGCAAACAAGCTGTAGTTGTCCAAAACTTGCATCCTTCGACCTAGACTGTCAGCATGTAGCTGCTGTTCTGATTGCTTTAAATAGTATCCAACGAAAATCGAATTCAAATGATTTAACGGAGGACTTTTTGACGCTTTTTCATCCATCTGGGGTCCGTTCAAGTGCTCATCAGCGCCACTTTGAAACGAGAGAAGTCCTGGAGCTAGAATTAATCTGTTCCGTCCATTCGATGGGAGGGGACCGGCACTTATTCGGAATTGACATCAAGATGAACTCAACAAAAGTAGAAAACATTCGGGATTTCCTGTTCAATATTAAAGCGGGGCGCATCTACAAGCTTTCACATGAATTTTTATACAATCCAAAGGCTCATTGTTTTCAATCAGAGACCGAGGCAATTCTCCGGAAACTCATGACCGTGATTCAGGACGAAAAACTGTATATGGCAGATCATGATGATCAGAATACACTCGACTCTTTACCGTCCACCCTCTTAATTCCACCCTCATCATGGGAAGAGTTAATGAACTTATTGACAAAAGCACCAGATGTAACACTAGAAATGGAAGGCAAATCAGTCCAAGGCTTGCGAATATCGAAAGAACCTATCCCCTTAGCATTCGACTTTTCCGAAAGAAAGAACCATGGCTATACACTGAAAATTACAGGTTTAAATAGAATGGTGCTGTTGACTCTCTATCATCTGGTCTATCACGACGGGGCTCTTCACCTGTTAAAGCAGGAGGAATTTGACCGTTTATCCGAACTTAAGGGGATGTTGGAGGATTCTAGGATGACTGAAATAAGGATCCCAGAAGAAAAGATGAGTTTCTTCTTAGAAAAAGTAGCGATGGATTTAAAAAAAATAGGGAAAGTGACCATCGCCCCTAGTATTACTACTCAGTTTATGAAAACGCCACTGGTGGCAAAGCTCTATTTGGACCGGGTGAAAAATCGATTACTAGCAGGACTTGAATTTCAATATGAACATGTCTTGTTGAATCCATTGGAAAACAGAGAACTCCCAAATGGTACAATGGTCGTCCGCGATGTAGAGAAGGAAGAAAAAATTCTGTCTTATATGGAAGAGAGCTCTTTCGCGAAGACGGAGGGCGGTTACTTTTTACATAATGAAGAATTGGAGTATGACTTTTTGACTTACACCGTCCCAAAGCTGCAAAAATTGGTCGGGATTTATGCGACGACGGCGGTTCGAAATCGAATTTTCAGAGGGAATGCCCGCCCGCAAATTCGTGTAAAAGTCAAACGAGAACGGACGAACTGGCTCGAATTTAAATTTGAAATGGACGATATTCCCGAAAGAGAGATTCACCAACTTCTCTCGGCATTAGAAGAAAAGCGGAAATATTATCGGTTGCGAAATGGTTCCTTACTGTCGCTTGAAACGAGGGAGGTAGAGGAAATTCAACGATTTCTTCTCCATCCTGGAATAGAAAAGCAAAGTCTAGCAAATGGTCTAGACCTACCGATGAATCAATGTCTAGAGCTATTGGACACGGTAGATTCTAGTGAGGGATTTGCATTAGAGGAATCATTTCGTGACTTTCTTAACAGTATTCGTGATCCTGGTAGTTTGTTATTCGAGGTTCCACAAACGATCAAACCAATTTTAAGAGACTATCAAATACAGGGCTATCAATGGATGAAAACAATCGCTCATTATGGATTTGGAGGCATTTTGGCTGATGACATGGGGCTTGGTAAAACACTGCAAAGCATTACCTTCCTACAGTCCATTCTAAACGATATTCGTCGTGACAAAAAACCAGCATTGATTGTTTGTCCTTCATCTTTAACATATAACTGGCGAAATGAATTTGCTAAATTCACTCCCGACATTCAAGTCAAAGTGCTCGATGGCAACCTTACTCAGCGGAAAAGCAAACAGATGGAAAGCGCTCAGGCGGATGTAGTGATTACATCGTATCCAATTATTCGTCGCGATATTTTATGGTATGAAAAACAAACATTTTCTGCTGTTTTTTTCGACGAAGCGCAAGCATTTAAGAACCCAGTAACCCAAACAGCTCGAGCAGTCAAAAAAATCCAAGCGACTCACCGCTTTGCTCTCACAGGAACACCTGTTGAGAATTCAATCGAAGAGTTGTGGTCGATTTTTCATGTGGTGTTTCCACAATTATTCCTAGGTTTAAAAGAATACAGTCAGCTGACAAGAAGAACCATTGCACGCAGAGTTCGTCCTTTTATGCTTCGAAGAGTAAAGGAAGATGTACTTGCTGAGCTGCCGCAAAAGCAGGAATATCGAGAAAATGTGGAACTTTATCCCCAACAGAAAAAACTCTACGCTGCGTATTTGGCCAAGCTTCGTCAAGATACCTTGAAGCATTTAGACAAGGATACACTCTCGAAAAATCGCATAAAAATATTGGCTGGTATTACAAGATTACGCCAAATTTGTTGTCATCCGGGTCTTTTTGTGGATGGTTATCAAGGTGGTTCATCAAAATTGACACAACTCATGAATGTTCTCGAGGAAGCGAAAAATTCGGGTAGGCGGGTGTTGATTTTTTCCCAATTCACTAAAATGTTAGGAATAATCGGACGAGAGTTGGCCACCAAAGGAATGCCCTACTTCTACTTAGACGGGTCCACTCCTTCCGAAGAGCGTGTAGAGTTATGTCATCGTTATAACGTCGGTGAACGAGATGTTTTTTTAATTTCGTTGAAAGCCGGTGGCACCGGACTCAATTTGCCTAGTGCGGATACCGTGATATTATTCGACACATGGTGGAATCCGGCTGTAGAAGAACAAGCAGCCGATCGTGCCCATCGCATGGGGCAAAGAAACATCGTTCAAGTCATTAAACTTATTGCCAGTGGGACAATTGAAGAGAAGATGAATGAACTTCAGGAGAAAAAACGCCATCTCATTGAAGAGTTAATTGATCCTGATGAAAAAGCGTCATCTGGACTTACCGAAGAAGATATTAAGGAAATTTTGATGATTCAATGA
- a CDS encoding HIT family protein: MECLGCKLANQKELIHLVFEDEYVSCFLDHEPFNEGHVLILPKQHIYDAEELDEYTSKAIMDASILLSKAIKKIWSPDGVTICQNGGIFNELTHYHMHVVPRYKHQSFASFYEESEICIEPVSKLIETKIILLNAIHEILA; encoded by the coding sequence ATGGAGTGTTTAGGTTGTAAATTAGCGAATCAAAAAGAACTCATTCACCTTGTTTTTGAGGATGAATATGTCAGTTGTTTCTTAGACCACGAACCATTTAACGAAGGTCATGTATTGATTTTGCCAAAGCAACATATTTATGATGCAGAAGAGCTTGATGAATATACTTCAAAAGCTATAATGGATGCCTCTATCCTCCTATCCAAAGCTATTAAAAAAATTTGGAGTCCAGATGGAGTCACTATCTGCCAAAACGGTGGAATATTTAATGAATTAACGCATTATCATATGCATGTAGTACCGAGATATAAGCATCAATCATTCGCTAGCTTCTATGAAGAATCAGAAATTTGTATAGAGCCGGTTTCGAAGTTAATTGAGACTAAGATAATTCTATTAAATGCCATTCATGAAATTCTTGCTTAG
- a CDS encoding cupin domain-containing protein — MEKVIIKEKLSMFTEHWSPKIVGEVNDAHVKLAKLHGEFVWHQHEQEDEMFLVIKGKLLIKFRDRDVWLNEGEFLIIPKGVEHLPVAEEEVHVLFVEPKSTLNTGEEVNERTVSELESI, encoded by the coding sequence ATGGAAAAAGTAATTATAAAAGAAAAACTTTCTATGTTTACCGAACATTGGAGTCCAAAAATTGTCGGAGAAGTGAATGATGCACATGTGAAGTTAGCAAAATTGCATGGAGAATTTGTTTGGCATCAACATGAACAAGAAGATGAGATGTTTCTTGTCATTAAGGGGAAATTACTGATAAAATTTCGAGATAGAGACGTTTGGTTAAACGAGGGGGAATTTTTGATTATCCCTAAGGGTGTTGAGCATCTACCAGTAGCAGAAGAAGAGGTACATGTGCTATTTGTTGAGCCAAAATCTACATTAAATACAGGTGAAGAAGTGAATGAGCGAACTGTTTCTGAGCTTGAATCGATTTAA
- a CDS encoding DNA-binding protein — MEWDFILIATGIAAAGYFIGDGLKNFKNPNAKNLIDSLNEDDEHELLKENDVHHFMGISKEDAKSLIQEHTDIPHIIINNKVYYPKEKLRNWLLNLGEGT, encoded by the coding sequence ATGGAATGGGATTTTATTTTGATAGCCACAGGAATTGCAGCCGCAGGATACTTTATTGGAGATGGACTGAAAAATTTCAAAAACCCAAATGCAAAAAATCTTATTGACTCTTTAAATGAGGATGATGAACACGAGCTGTTAAAAGAAAATGATGTTCATCATTTTATGGGTATTTCAAAAGAAGATGCAAAGTCTCTTATTCAAGAGCATACAGACATTCCGCACATTATTATAAATAATAAAGTATACTACCCGAAGGAAAAATTGCGTAATTGGTTATTAAATTTAGGGGAAGGAACTTAA
- a CDS encoding TraB/GumN family protein, whose product MSMENEKNITRIELDGKEFILIGTAHVSKQSAEQVKAVIEAEKPDSVCVELDEQRYQSIIDGDKWKNTDIFKVIKERKATLLLMNLVISSFQRRMAKQLGIQAGQEMIQGIESAKEVGADLVLADRNIQITFARIWSGVGLTGKAKLMMQLIYSIFSKETISEEELEKMKSQDMLDSMLNEFTETFPKLKTPLIDERDQYLSQKIKEAPGKKIVAVLGAAHVPGIKQEIKKKHDLTRLSERPKKSILPKVIGWGIPVIILAVITYTFLMNPSAGVQQTLSWVLWNGSFSAIGTAIALGHPLAILTAFVAAPITSLNPLIAAGWFAGFVQAYLRRPNVGDFETLADDVLTMKGLWGNKVTRILLIVVLANVGSSLGTFIGGADVVRLFLENL is encoded by the coding sequence ATGTCGATGGAAAACGAAAAAAACATTACGAGAATAGAACTAGATGGGAAAGAATTTATTCTCATTGGCACCGCGCATGTTTCCAAGCAAAGCGCCGAGCAAGTGAAAGCCGTGATTGAAGCGGAAAAACCAGATAGTGTTTGTGTGGAACTTGATGAGCAGCGCTATCAATCCATCATTGATGGAGATAAGTGGAAAAACACCGATATTTTTAAAGTTATTAAGGAACGAAAAGCAACTTTACTCTTAATGAATCTTGTTATTTCTTCATTCCAAAGAAGAATGGCAAAACAATTAGGGATTCAAGCGGGACAAGAAATGATTCAAGGAATTGAATCTGCAAAAGAAGTAGGAGCAGATCTTGTGCTCGCTGACAGAAATATTCAAATAACCTTTGCTCGTATTTGGAGCGGAGTGGGTTTGACTGGAAAAGCAAAGCTCATGATGCAATTGATTTATAGCATCTTTAGTAAAGAAACAATCTCAGAAGAAGAGCTTGAGAAAATGAAATCTCAAGATATGCTTGACTCGATGCTGAATGAATTCACAGAAACTTTTCCTAAGTTAAAAACGCCACTCATTGATGAACGTGATCAATATTTATCACAGAAAATCAAAGAGGCTCCTGGTAAGAAAATAGTCGCCGTTTTAGGGGCAGCTCATGTTCCTGGCATTAAACAAGAAATCAAGAAGAAACATGATTTAACCCGATTATCCGAGCGTCCGAAAAAGTCCATCTTGCCAAAAGTAATTGGTTGGGGAATCCCGGTCATAATCCTAGCGGTTATTACCTATACATTCCTCATGAATCCCTCTGCAGGGGTTCAGCAAACTTTAAGTTGGGTGCTTTGGAATGGTTCGTTTTCTGCGATTGGAACAGCGATTGCTTTAGGGCATCCTCTCGCAATTCTGACAGCGTTCGTAGCTGCACCGATTACTTCACTTAATCCTCTGATCGCTGCCGGCTGGTTTGCCGGATTTGTACAAGCTTATTTACGAAGACCTAATGTAGGCGACTTTGAAACACTTGCAGATGATGTGTTAACCATGAAAGGACTTTGGGGCAATAAAGTTACCCGAATTTTGTTGATCGTCGTATTAGCTAATGTCGGGAGTTCTTTAGGAACTTTTATCGGGGGAGCCGATGTAGTTCGATTATTTTTAGAAAATTTGTAA